A genomic window from Gossypium hirsutum isolate 1008001.06 chromosome D10, Gossypium_hirsutum_v2.1, whole genome shotgun sequence includes:
- the LOC107914592 gene encoding INO80 complex subunit D — translation MADSITIDGTDEDLALSKSDYLSRQEVLRRRSRRVKQLARLYKAHYWSLMEELKRKHKEYYWLYGKSPFKEDEKKNGEQNDENNKLGLGFQLKCQISDCKDKAMALTRFCHKHILKDTNQMLYRGCNFPIKSGQLCKKPILRSINPPHCPVHAQAAEKHLQRALKRAGLNVSSPSKLAPKLHVVVAEYVRQIQSKRREAQRKSASKIKIEEKTSES, via the exons ATGGCCGATTCCATTACAATCGATGGCACCGACGAGGACTTGGCCCTCTCCAAGTCCGACTACCTGAGCCGACAAGAGGTGCTTCGTCGGCGGTCACGGCGGGTGAAGCAGCTGGCGAGGCTCTACAAAGCTCACTACTGGAGTCTAATGGAGGAGCTCAAGAGAAAGCACAAGGAATACTATTGGCTGTATGGAAAAAGCCCCTTCAAAGAAGACGAGAAGAAGAATGGCGAACAGAACGATGAAAATAAtaagttagggttagggtttcagCTCAAGTGTCAGATTTCAGATTGCAAAGATAAAGCGATGGCGTTGACTCGGTTTTGTCATAAGCATATTTTGAAGGATACAAATCAGATGCTATATCGAGGCTGTAATTTTCCTATCAAGAG TGGGCAGCTTTGCAAGAAACCAATCCTAAGATCTATTAATCCTCCTCATTGCCCCGTCCATGCTCAAGCGGCTGAAAAACATCTTCAACGAGCATTGAAAAGGGCAGGCCTTAATGTCTCTTCTCCAAGTAAGCTCGCTCCGAAGTTGCATGTTGTTGTTGCCGAGTATGTTCGCCAGATTCAATCTAAAAGAAGAGAAGCACAACGAAAATCGGCATCTAAAATCAAGATTGAAGAGAAAACTAGTGAAAGTTGA